The DNA sequence cttctgttcataaacgtccttgtgagatttactcaccttgaactcctgctgcgtcttcaatacagaaccgaaccaaaactatcaccaaccactcgtctgaatacttcgtcaagtacctattcacatatggttccaacttagtaatgattcacatttgatttaagttcgaaacccctgtttttgaactaaaatccccaaagtggcgccaatcgaggcaaaaccacatccgagacctcccaaagccttcggaatacgtccacgatcgatgtgaccaaaccacaagtcgatcggacgctcctaacttcacggatcgaataaattcaccgatatgaaacggcaaaaatcataacaaatccatacgaactccaaaatttgcatattatatatcgaaacgctcgtatcgacgagtagaagacacataataccagaaacagtccctaaagtggccggaacaccgccggaacgccaccacagacggtggtgcaccgccgccggccaaaaactcaaaatctcacaaaattcccaacatcaaaaagcttcatctaagcatgcttgtgaactttcataactggatcgaagtcagaaaacaagcttaagggatcgaaaactacctcacaagccgtgaatagtaatcccaactgagttgatcgaattttcacgtgaatcgatccaaaaaaccaccaaggatcgatcggcgatgcagttctgagctcaaccaagaaaactggaagccttgccgacgttgGAACtgcgttttccggtcgggttGAAAAACCACGAACTGCACCGCCTTGCTGCGCTTCCTCCACCGAAAATCGTTGCTCGAGGTCACCACAGAGACGACTGGAGCAAGAACGCGAGTCGTTCTGTGCAGGTTTCGCCGGTAGAGGTCGCCGGAGAATGGAGTTCCGGCCGGGTCAGAacaccgggttcgggtcgggtcagcagGATATTTTCGTTTCTGAAGAGgccgaccgagagagaagagagagagaggagagggcttccggaaaaggaaatggaatttatgaaaataatttatgattttcctctatttatactaaaacggaaacttcttccgctagccataactttctcatataaACTCCGATTcctgcgttccgcatgtccacgaactcgtatcgacgcgctctacaactttcgtgaaggaagttttccgagaatcccaacatataaaaagtcaaacttcacacgaccccctaaactgtgaaattcaattatttatacgtacgaaaatcattccactccaTATAAAATCTATGAATAAAGCattataacaattattcgtacaactggtccattattaattaccaaaattacataatgaaaatccaggtcatcacagatTTTATAGTAAGGTTGTAGGTAAGCCAAGATAATACTGCCATGGGTAGGTTTCAAAGAATATAGTCCCGAGTGTCGCTAGGGCACAAGCGGGGAAGCGTGAAGCTAAAGTATAGGCGAGTATATGGCTCTAAGGCACGGCGAGTACGTTGAATATGTCGCTGAGGCATGGCGAGTGTGCAGTTGAGGCATGGCGAGTGTGTCATTCGGAACATGGTGAGTACACTGTGTTGAGATATAGCGGAGGTAGGTCACCGCTGAAGCGTGGAGAACGTATCGATGAAGCATGAAGGGTATATCGCGCTGAAACATAAGTGAGATACCGCTGGAGCGTAGATGAGATACTACTGAAGCGTAGAGAAGAGATTGCCAAGGCCTGGATAATATACTGCTGAAGCACAGATACGATAATCGTTGAAACGTGGCGAGTATTGGGTGTATGTCATTACAACATTGCGACTGCGTCGTTAATTGGAAGCATGTTATTACAACATTACGAGTGTATCGTTGAAACATGACGAGTGTGACATTTATCATATAGGAGGATATATTACGTCGAAGCATGGCGATTGTGTATCATTGAGGTATGACGAGTACATCGCTGAAACATGGCGAAAGGAATCGTTGGGGCATAGAAAGTATGCACCAAGCGAATGTATTGCTAATGTATCGCTAAAGCATGGCGAGTACACTGCTGAAGCGTGGAGAATATAATGTTGAGGCATAGATAAGATACCGCTGAAGCTTGTTGAGGCATAGAAAAGATACAGTTGAAGCATAGGGGAGATCGATACTACTAAAACACAATGAAGTTATCGCTAATGTGTAGAGAATATACTGCTGAAGCATAAATGAGATACTATTGAAGCGTAGGGAAGATAACGCTGAGACCTGGATAATTTGTTGTTGAAGCATAGATGAGATGCTGAAGCATAGAGAAGATATCATTGTAGTGTGTTGAGTACGTACAGGTTGCTGAAGCATAGACAACACGTTGAAGCATAGATAAGGTACTGCTGGAGCATGGCGAGTGTAGGCCACTGGAGCATGGATAGTATGATACTAAAACATAGCGAGTATATCGTTGAAGCATAGTGGGTGTATTGCTGAGGCATTGGTGAGATACTGCTGAAACATAAATAAGATATTGCTGAAGCATTGCGAGTGTATCGCTTAAGCATAGGTGAGTTACTGCATTGAGGCGTAGATGAGACACTATTGAAGCAAAAGTGAGATATCGCTGAAACGTGGCGAGTATGGCAAGGCGATATGTGGCTGAAGCATGGAGGGGATGTGCCATCCACGCATGGCAGGTAGGGTGTGCAAGTTCCCCAGTATCGGGAACATTTATCATGGCAAGTGTATGTTATTCATGCATGGCGAGTGTCTGCCATTCAGGTAAGGAGAGTGTGTGACATTCAGGCATGGCGATATGGTGTACAAGTCCCCCCAGTATCGAGGACATTTACCATGGAAAGTGTATGTCGTTTATGCATGGCGAGTGTATGTCATTCAAGCATGGCAGGTAGGGTGTGCAAGTCCCTCAGTATCGAGAACATTTACCATGCAAGAATGAGGATTGATCTCGCTGAAGAGATTTCATGTGACTATAAGCAATAGAGGTGCTAAACATGTAGCAGCATGTGGATATAAGATTAAAGCATTTAAATAAGAGTATTGAGTATAGCTCAATGGAAATTTTGTGTGCATGACACTGTTTGGGTCTCTATGCATGTCACAGTTTGTGAAGCACGTATCGCAATTAGTGTATGCGTAGTAATATAATCAAAATAAAAGCATGGCATGTGTGTTTAGCAAGTAAATCGCAATGGAGATACAAATAACATTGTGCATATCATTGTCGTGCTTGATAATTATGGAGACATTGAAAGCATGGCATCAACATTAATGCATATATGCTATTGAAATTATCACATTTTATAGGCATGCTTAGATTGCAGGAATCAATGAAGCATGTGAAATATGACATTAGCTCAAATTAAAAGGGTATGTAGATAAAAACTTATCTGGAGCTGTTCAGAAATAATGAAGATATTGTAGAATTATTGGAATTGTCCATATATAAAGCTCCATATCAGCTAGCAAGTACCGATAGTGCATTTGGCCTTGCTTGTATAAGTAAGCGGTTCGTTGGATGAGTGCATTTCCTCGAAAATGAATAAGTGATTATCAACTTATTCGTTTAGTTTAACTGACTAATTTAAATATGATATGCTTGTACAATTTTGCTGCATGgttattgcatgcatcatttaaatgGAAGAGAATTGCATAATGATTGTAAAAATAATGTATATTTGTGGCCAAGTTACTTGGCTATGCGTTCAGTCTAAGCAAGACTAATGTATCTGTAGGCATTGGAGCCTAGCATGTGtatcattttgttttgttggaaCCATCGAGAAGTGGAAAAACAAATGAGTCAAAAAAGAATGTTTGCTTACCTGCAAATGAGTTTGACTTGGTTGAATTATTCCATGTTCCACCTGAAATGTGTGATGAGAGCAATCAGAGCACACAGAAGTTAACTTCACTGCCCCTGCCTCTGGAGTATAGTGGGAGGGgacttctctttttctttacgAATGctaagtttttattatttttttaccaGAAGCTGTTTTGActtttttaatctttgttttaaTGAGTTTTAGTTTTAAAAGCTTCTATACTTTTCGCGATGATTAATAATTTggataaacaaacaaaaaacaaaaaaacaaaagagaagatAGGGCTCCCAACAGCTATTACAGTGACTTATAAACAAGTGCATGTAGTACAATAGTTGTACAACTCTTGGGGTTATAGTAATCTTCTAGGATTGAAAGAAGATTCTAACGTAGTACACAATAGGCTCCCATGCCAACAGCTATTACAATGACTTATACACAATTAGCACAATAGGATTGTACTAACGTAGTACTAAGTGTAGTACACAATAGGGTTGTATATATACCTCTTACAcaattgtgaattatattgaaGCATTATTACTCACAGATATTTCCTCTTTTCCATCTCAATACTTGACTAATGTCAGTGTGCTTAACAAGACCTGATAGTCAAAGAATCATAACTTCACATTTGTTTTATCAGTGGAGCGAAATTTGCTTATTTCTTGTGGCACAAGTAGCTGTAAATGAGGGGAACAGATAACTAAGTGAGAGACGCAGAGAATAGCCAACATAGTTCAAATAACATCCCCTGCATGACAATGAAAAGGTATTTAAGCTTGAATCACCCTGTATCTCAGTTACCTATTTTGTGATTTTCGCTTTCCCATTTTCTTCTAAATTTAATTAGGAGAGGCCTTTTATAATACATTATTATGTTAGGGCACTTGAATATCATCTATGATTTATGTTTTGTTTAAGTTTGGTTTGCCTTCGAAGGAAACATTTACAGAACATGAGGTTGTCAGAATGTCAGTTATGCAAATTTAAAGACAAGTGGAGGAGGGCCAAATCGATCATTTTTATATGAGGTTATCTTTTCACTCTTGCTCAAATCAACAATCAAAATGTGATACTGTTTAGAGACTAAAGCTCCCATTTCGGGTTTTGAATTCGCCTCTAATCGGAGTCTTTTCGAAAAAATGGGAAGATTGCACTGCCTTATTGGGATATCCTTAAAGAGATAGCAGCAGGTCTTGCTATTCTACATTCTCAGCCAAGCAGTATGGGAATGTCAAGTGTTCCAACATACATAATCGATAAAAGAATAATCACAACTTCTCATTTCCTTTTGTCCATCGAATTTCAAATTGGCCTGTTTCAGATTCCTACACGACAAGTTATGCAAGAAAACAGAGCACAAAGATGCCTCACGTTGAATAGCCAAGAAAGGCTCACAATGGAAGAAGCGGCTGGAGGGTAAAAGATCGAAGAGGCTGTGGGAATCATACAGTTCAAACTACGTGACAACTATCTTGACATTGAGCGTAGTAGTTGAcggtaaaatagaaaataggGCAGTGGTCCAATTGATAGGGTGAACTATAGGTAGCTAACTATAATTGTCATTttcctttcttgtttttctcctTCTATACGGTTGCTTCTAATAATGCAAAGTTGCAAACTTCCTTTCATTTCCTGGACACAGTACAAACAACATTACTAGTATATCTAGCAATAACTATCTGCTTAATTACTTATTGGAACATATTAGGCTAAACAAATAACTAGATGTATATATAGATAGACAACATGTACGTTGCATGACCAATGACCAATTTTATTCAATTGAATCAGATATTTGTGGAGAGCCATCATTCAGCATGGTGGCATATCTGGTGGTGGAGGTAAGATTTGAGCTTCAGGTCCCTTTCCATTTTTCACTATGAATGTCGTATCCATCCCCCATGACATATGCCTATCCAGATGGCAATGCATAAACCAAACTCCAGGATTATCAGCCTTGAATCTGATGGTAGCCCACCCATTTACAGGGACAGCAATGGTGTTTTGAAGAGGAGGATCAACAAGATTGTATTTCAAAGGGTCCTTATCCTTGTCAAAGTTCCCAAGCCCCAATCCAACCACATAGAAACTGTAACCATGAAGATGCATTGGATGGTCATCCCCTGCCACCAAATTAGTCCCCTGAAACACAAGCTCCACTGTCGCGTTGTACTCCAGTACCTTCACCTCTGTCCCTCGTTTTGGGGTCTGAAGGTACAGCGGCAAGTACTGTGCTGTAAAGTCAAACAGCAGAGGCGGGGAACTTGGAAACCGAGTTCCAAATTGCCCGTTGACATGGTAATAGTACGCTTGTAGTATGTCAATGCTAGGATTAACAAAGCTAATGTTGTTTATACTAGCAGCCAGACGCGTCCCATTAGGCCCGGCGCATGAATTATTGGGGCACTGGAACGTGTTGACGGAGATGGTATAAAACAAGGGAGTTGTAATTTTTAGTGGAACGTCAATGGGGTGGTTTTTATCAGCCAAGCTCCTGAGACTACCACTAAAATGAACTGATGCATTAGTGTCATTGTGAGCAGGAAGATTAGGAAACAAAGGGGTTGAAGAAGGGGTGTAACCCCGATTCGTGTATTGTAGTAGGGCTGTGGTGGTGGTGTTATCATAAGGAACAGCACCACCGACGTAGGCTGTAGCGGCCATGTAATAGTGGTTAGGCCTCTGATTAGCATGGAGCAAAAGGTCAATGGTTTGACCAGGTGAGATGGTGACATAATCAGTTGTGAAAGGCTTGGTGTAGCTAGCATCTGTCCCTACAACTGTAACTTTGTGATTGGCGATGGCGAAAAACAGAATCTCTTGCACACCGGAGTTGATTAGTCTCAGTAGGTAGGTTTTGCCATAATCAACCATCAACTTGAACGTCTCTGCAAATTAATCAGGCACATAATGACAATTTTAGTACTTAGTAGGTGAAAGAATTTCAGTGCTCCAACAACACACATCAGCAAAATAACATCAAATCCTTGGCTTCAGTTTAGAGCTTAAACCGTCTCTGTACCATAATATTCGATCGGTTTAGCATGCATTAAGCTTCCAAATCACAATTGACCAAAGACTTAATTAATTTTACCTAAGATAAATTATTATTATAGTTGGAGTGCTAACCTGATTTAGAGCATGGATACAGATCGCCAGGTTGACCATTGATGAGGTAGGCGTCGGAAGTATTAGGGTCCCCTCCGGATTGAATAGTTTGAGTATAAAGCTTCCCTATATCTACCTTCCACCACTCTCCTACAATTTTCAACGTACAACTCAGTTCTTGACATTAGTCAAGTGATTAGAATGGGTAATTAAGATGATCCATAGTTAATTACGTACCTAATATGATTGGAATTTCTGCATGAGGCTTGGCAAAAGGGTATTTGCTGTTCTTGTTGGGGTATATGATGATGGGACCATGGACTGTGGCACGATCCCACTCACTGTGAGCATGCCACCAAAGGGTGCCTTCCTCCTTCGAGAAAATGATCTTTTGGCTGAACTTGGCCCCTGGTTGAATTGGGCACTGTGTGATATACTCTGGTCCGTCCGACCATGGATATCTTGGTTGCCCAACACCATGCCTGCTCATGATCAAGTAGCttgttttttatatatatatatatatatatatatatatggattgaaaAGTACAGGAATGCATGATTAAAAATATGAAACAATCAAGTAAGAACGCACCAGTGGAGAGTAATGTTACGATTGCCTTTGTTAATGACATCGACGATGATAGTGTCTCCTTTGTGAGCATACAAAGTTGGCCCCGGAAACTGGCCATTTACAGTCAAGATGTTCTTTGTGCTGCAGAGTCTCTTGTATGGAGTGTTTTCCACCTACATACACATATAACTCGTTAAAACGATCATTATATGAAACATACACAACGCATGCAGGAGCGTATACAACTGCATATATAGGCAATACGACACATAACCTACCACAAAAGTGTAACGAGCTGGCCAAGCTTGGCAATGGTGGAGGAAGCCATTCAAAGCCAATAACAACCCCAAAAGTTGCAGATGCAGGCTAATTCTGGAAACCTTCATCTTCGAAACAACATGCACTAATTAATTAGTTCTAATGATCGATGTGTATATATATCGAGCAGGTATATATAGACATGCAGGGGCGGAAACTATTCAAAGGTCTTGAGGGGATCAAACCACCGCCCAAGGAATTCAACATGGTAGCTAATATTCATTCTCAGCCAATTGAACCCCCCAGTCTGCACATTCGTATGTAGTCATAATTATATCGttaatatttaaactaaaaagtatgataaagaagaaaattcgaaagtattctaaaaaaaaatcaatagtaATATACAAAAAATTCAATAGAAATGGTAATTAAATCTCGTAATTATTTTCACCAGAAAAACCTCTCAATAAGTATTTAAATTAAAAAGACTTCATTTAATGAGATGCAATCGTACATGAGGAAAAAGAATCCAAGAGATATCAATTatggtttttttatttatttatttaagataTAGATTTGTATATCGTTTAGTGGCCGGTAAcactaatattttattttttttctatcaCTCATAGTGACCTTCTAGATTTTGAGGTCGATCAACTCATGATAAGAGTTGTACagtaacataaaaaaatattaataataaaataaaataaaagttgcTTGCTATGGTTGAAGtctaaagaaaaaattacacaattatatatatatatatatatatatatatttggtcaTTTTAAAGGGATTCTTTGTGGGATCCACTTTTCGATCGTATTTTAGTATATCGAATGTTCAATGTTTAGGttttaatatatagatcatttctgtaaattttcagccaaattgataatcgttaaggtataAAACTATATTAAATCAATAGATGAACTGAAtttgtccaacatgaaccgttcgtattcataattataaatcgcagttatgaatgtctcaatgattatcaatttagctgaaaaatttgcagagataatctactcatatatacttaaaaactgaacgattaagatatgatcgaaaagtgaatTTAATGAGTCATCCCTTAAAATGTCTAAAAAAAGAAATCCCTGAAAGGGCTTTACGCACACACGCTCTATGACTATTAACCAACTGTAGTAGAATGCATGACATGGTTTAAAAATGATATATCTAGACAGAGTTAACCGTAGAACTGGTGATGATTGATGGTTGGAATTAAAACGCGTCTTCTATCTCTGTGTTCTATAGTTTGACTACCTAGTATATACCTACACCTTAAATTTTTTTGGGGCAGATAGCTATCGGTTGATCTTTTCGTTACGATTAACTTGAAGACTTTGTAGAGTTCAGAGATCTACATATCTTCAAATAATTAAGACGAAGCTTCCTATAACACCCAATCTTTGTTTCCCAGAAGTAGGCCAAGTTAATTTTCTTCTTCCCATTGAGTTTTCAAAACGAATATGGCATCGGCTATTAAtaaatgtcatacaacttttttcattcaaatcacacattttctttttacttttcaacACTTTTTCATATCCATGTTATACTCTGGTCAAATATAATTACTTTTCATTAATTTTCTGCCATTTCTAGAAGGGATGGATGAGAAAGGCTTATGACAATTGGTTTACACATTTAAAAAGCAGTAGTCAATTTCCCCCTAGCTAGCCAGCTAAGGTTTGAAAAATTTATGATGGAACAGGTAACTAATTCAATATTTAGTTAATTTAGGCAGCTAATATTCTTTGCAGTCAGCGAGTAGTAATTAAGTAGTGGAATGAGGTATACCTAATCCAATATCATCGAGAAAATAGCAAAGCATCTACATTATCTTTTCAACATAGATCACCGAAAGTGATTAAGTAAAGTGCTCCTTTAAGTTAAGCAAGTACAGTGAAAGGTCATGAATGTTAGGTTTGGTTACGCGTAAAATTTCAGACTTTTTATATCATTTTAGCAATGATAGAACACAATTACAAATATTATGAACAATGAATAAACAGTGCATGTTTCTACAATCTAGACATTATCAAGCAACTATCATGGACGTATCTTTTAGCAGTATCTCTATTGTTAAATATCTTTCATTACTTTTATTTTAAATACACTTATTAGCAATAATCTTTGCTAaggttttctgtttttaattCAAAGATTAGACTTGAACTATTTTTTATTCGGTGATTAGACTTGAACCATCAGAGATTCAGAACCTCAATCAACTATAAGAGAAAAAGTGATATGTAACAACTCAAACTCCTCACGTAAATTAATCAGCGAGGAATTCATGCGTTACAAATTTTTCTCGCTTAAATCATGGATTACTACAGACAATAAGAACTTTCGGTTTCTCCACAGATTAAGAATTTGATAACGAAGCTTGATTACGACCTAATTATCCAAAAACTTATGTTTGCTTTTGATATGTATCCAGCCATTTTGAGAATTTGACTTTACATTccttaattaaatacaaaacgtCAATTTTTCGTTATTCAAACAGAGCCCTTTATTATGTGATAATATAGCAATCATTAATCTCCATCTGCTTTATGACTGTTGGAGTTAGTTgaccaaacaaaacaaaacaaaaacaagatggTTTAAGTTAGTATAATGACACACTAACAACAAGGTGGAATCTGTAGCTAACTTAAGTTTAGAATTCAAACATGAAGGGAGTTAAAAAGTATTTTAGAAGAAGTAGAATCAGAGTCAAACATGTCGTTATATGTAAGATCGATGAAACCATAGCTAGTTAGCTACTACTCCATCCGTTAATTGATTGGTAGCACAATCCAAAGCATAGTGGCCTACGCAGTTGCCATCGAATAATTAGAGAGATCTGTACAGGTTCATTGTTCCTGATGATTTAAATTGAATATTATACCAATCAATCAGCTTGACGTACATATCTTCCATGTTGGCAGTGCAATATTCTGTACATGCCATGCATGTCCGGTAACCACCATCCTTGAATTCTCTAATGCCGACTCAGCTGGCTGTCCGGATAGCGGCCGATAATAATAACTGATATTATAGTAAGTAGATAGATTATTCTGGCAAACTCCCAAGAAAACGGAAACACGATCCAAGAATTGCCTCCCACCAAGGGCGGAGAGAGGCGCAGACCAACTGCGTCccaaatttttgaaaaaaaaaaaaatacacacatATAATATATTCATATTATATTAGGGAGGAAACATGCTTTGGATTGTGTATTAAGTATTGGATTATTAGATTGCAATTTGGaatagagaagttttaaatacacacccctaattacttaatacacattccatacttaatacaccacccatttaatttctcattctaataatttactaaatacacaactcaaagtacctaaaatacccttaatctcaaaaatcatgaaatatcctactttttgactatattaaggttactatttaatatgattagtatattgtagtatattgacattttataaatgaccatattgattattTGTGTTAGtttccataaatatttattatttttctctttaaatagatgcatataaataggctttgtgttatttgagctctCATCCATCAAACAtcatgttaatcaagtataaaattatgagttgaacattc is a window from the Rosa chinensis cultivar Old Blush chromosome 2, RchiOBHm-V2, whole genome shotgun sequence genome containing:
- the LOC112189040 gene encoding laccase-15, which produces MKVSRISLHLQLLGLLLALNGFLHHCQAWPARYTFVVENTPYKRLCSTKNILTVNGQFPGPTLYAHKGDTIIVDVINKGNRNITLHWHGVGQPRYPWSDGPEYITQCPIQPGAKFSQKIIFSKEEGTLWWHAHSEWDRATVHGPIIIYPNKNSKYPFAKPHAEIPIILGEWWKVDIGKLYTQTIQSGGDPNTSDAYLINGQPGDLYPCSKSETFKLMVDYGKTYLLRLINSGVQEILFFAIANHKVTVVGTDASYTKPFTTDYVTISPGQTIDLLLHANQRPNHYYMAATAYVGGAVPYDNTTTTALLQYTNRGYTPSSTPLFPNLPAHNDTNASVHFSGSLRSLADKNHPIDVPLKITTPLFYTISVNTFQCPNNSCAGPNGTRLAASINNISFVNPSIDILQAYYYHVNGQFGTRFPSSPPLLFDFTAQYLPLYLQTPKRGTEVKVLEYNATVELVFQGTNLVAGDDHPMHLHGYSFYVVGLGLGNFDKDKDPLKYNLVDPPLQNTIAVPVNGWATIRFKADNPGVWFMHCHLDRHMSWGMDTTFIVKNGKGPEAQILPPPPDMPPC